Proteins from a genomic interval of Kitasatospora herbaricolor:
- a CDS encoding alpha/beta hydrolase, which translates to MEHLEELKEFARLHARGQGLAEGPVAALLARIGNDDPGAAGSWAKVWNAQADALLARGRPLEACRHYALARFPHPGGSEPDPERQRAQTASVAAFDRWRRTQPGIERLELTHPEGTLACWTIGLDAPEPKPLLVVMGGIVSVKEQWAQLLPKFAKLGFAAVVTELPGVGENTVPYDERSWRLLPHLLDRLTGRAQVDDTSLLTLSFSGHLALRAAVEDPRIRSIHTVGAPVSRFFTDAAWWERVPAVTKETLRRLTGTAGHDELFARLRSWALTPEQLSAVKVPVGYVVSTRDEIIPPAERALLGANLGKVRFKEFDDVHGSPAHLGEMRLWLLHGLLRARGVDDRRTAALGLVLGVQGVVSRLRKTPVHH; encoded by the coding sequence GTGGAACACCTCGAAGAACTCAAGGAGTTCGCCCGGCTGCACGCGCGCGGCCAAGGCCTCGCCGAGGGCCCGGTGGCCGCCCTGCTCGCCCGGATCGGCAACGACGACCCCGGCGCGGCCGGCTCCTGGGCCAAGGTCTGGAACGCGCAGGCCGACGCCCTGCTCGCCCGCGGCCGCCCGCTGGAGGCGTGCCGGCACTACGCCCTGGCCCGCTTCCCGCACCCCGGCGGCTCCGAGCCGGACCCGGAGCGGCAGCGCGCGCAGACCGCCTCGGTGGCCGCCTTCGACCGCTGGCGGCGCACCCAGCCGGGTATCGAGCGCCTCGAACTCACCCACCCCGAAGGCACCCTGGCCTGCTGGACGATCGGCCTGGACGCCCCCGAGCCCAAGCCGCTGCTGGTGGTGATGGGCGGCATCGTCAGCGTCAAGGAGCAGTGGGCGCAGCTGCTGCCGAAGTTCGCCAAGCTCGGCTTCGCCGCCGTGGTCACCGAGCTGCCCGGCGTCGGCGAGAACACCGTGCCGTACGACGAGCGCTCCTGGCGGCTGCTGCCCCACCTGCTGGACCGGCTCACCGGCCGGGCCCAGGTGGACGACACCTCGCTGCTCACGCTCAGCTTCAGCGGCCACCTCGCGCTGCGCGCGGCGGTCGAGGACCCCCGCATCCGCAGCATCCACACCGTCGGGGCGCCGGTCTCCCGGTTCTTCACCGACGCCGCCTGGTGGGAGCGGGTGCCGGCGGTCACCAAGGAGACCCTGCGCCGCCTCACCGGCACGGCCGGCCACGACGAACTCTTCGCGCGGCTGCGGAGTTGGGCGCTCACCCCGGAGCAGCTCTCCGCGGTGAAGGTCCCGGTCGGCTACGTGGTCAGCACCCGGGACGAGATCATCCCGCCGGCCGAGCGCGCCCTGCTCGGCGCGAACCTGGGCAAGGTCCGGTTCAAGGAGTTCGACGACGTGCACGGCTCCCCGGCCCACCTCGGGGAGATGCGGCTGTGGCTGCTGCACGGCCTGCTGCGGGCCCGGGGCGTGGACGACAGACGCACCGCTGCGCTGGGCCTGGTGCTCGGCGTGCAGGGTGTGGTCTCCCGGTTGCGGAAGACGCCCGTCCACCACTGA
- a CDS encoding acyl carrier protein, whose protein sequence is MTAVLTLEDFTVLVRDELGLPLTDSELDHDLDRVPGWDSLQLLRLVSALERHTGQRVALGSLLEARSLSAIHRLAAQS, encoded by the coding sequence ATGACCGCCGTGCTGACCCTGGAAGACTTCACCGTCCTGGTCCGCGACGAGCTCGGACTGCCGCTCACCGACAGCGAGCTCGACCACGACCTGGACCGCGTACCCGGCTGGGACTCGCTGCAACTGCTGCGACTGGTCAGCGCGTTGGAGCGGCACACCGGGCAGCGGGTGGCGCTCGGCAGCCTGCTGGAGGCCCGCAGCCTGAGCGCGATCCACCGGCTGGCGGCGCAATCATGA
- a CDS encoding 4'-phosphopantetheinyl transferase family protein, which produces MTGKAVRGPTYGELIRISERDGRWQQVRVDLTRHGVAVLYARLADWRPDRAAGPRLRALLGRDWARYLDLTHPDVRRRFAASRVLLKYAAGQVLDVPPDSVELGYGATGRPYLRGYDAVDISLSHTDDLLLVGLTTRGVIGVDAERADRPMYSTGLGKHVCTPHELDLLEGLDPAERDDALVRVWTLKEAYSKARGLGMQFRFTEFGFRPGSDPTGLDRPDGEPGTGTEWSFRTYVVDEDYIVSVAVGDAGFGGTDDTAASSMLDGGFVDMLTEVLGGDDPQDEEDPWDTW; this is translated from the coding sequence ATGACGGGGAAGGCAGTGCGGGGTCCGACCTACGGGGAGCTGATCAGGATCTCCGAGCGGGACGGCCGGTGGCAGCAGGTACGCGTTGACCTGACCCGCCACGGCGTCGCCGTGCTCTACGCCAGGCTCGCGGACTGGCGGCCCGACCGTGCCGCCGGTCCGCGCCTGCGCGCGCTGCTGGGCCGGGACTGGGCCCGCTACCTGGACCTCACCCACCCTGACGTCCGCCGCCGCTTCGCGGCCTCCCGGGTGCTGCTGAAGTACGCGGCCGGCCAGGTGCTGGACGTCCCCCCGGACAGCGTCGAGCTGGGCTACGGCGCCACCGGGCGGCCGTACCTGCGCGGCTACGACGCCGTCGACATCAGCCTCAGCCACACCGACGACCTGCTGCTGGTGGGCCTGACCACCCGCGGCGTGATCGGCGTGGACGCCGAGCGCGCCGACCGGCCGATGTACTCCACCGGCCTCGGCAAGCACGTCTGCACCCCGCACGAACTCGACCTCCTGGAGGGCCTGGACCCGGCCGAGCGCGACGACGCGCTGGTCCGGGTCTGGACCCTCAAGGAGGCGTACAGCAAGGCCCGCGGGCTCGGCATGCAGTTCCGCTTCACCGAGTTCGGCTTCCGGCCCGGCTCCGACCCGACCGGACTGGACCGGCCGGACGGCGAGCCGGGCACCGGCACCGAATGGTCGTTCCGCACCTACGTCGTCGACGAGGACTACATCGTCAGCGTCGCGGTCGGCGACGCCGGCTTCGGCGGCACCGACGACACCGCCGCCAGCTCCATGCTGGACGGCGGCTTCGTCGACATGCTGACCGAGGTGCTGGGCGGGGACGACCCGCAGGACGAGGAGGACCCCTGGGACACCTGGTGA
- a CDS encoding 2-oxo acid dehydrogenase subunit E2 yields the protein MTKTPGQPGATVLVERRRRHTLYFLEYAEALRPVHLDTEIDMTRVLAHRAAAREQGVRYSVVSYLLHSAGRALARHPEANAVTLPSWPSRWRAPRTARFDGVTAKLALDRTVDGERTVLSALLPGLQDAAMADIQRQIDRYRDGDLSDLPEFRGPRLLGRLPVPLGRLLFGAVLRSPARRPGIFGTVSVSSLGHRPVDGFYSTGGTAVTLCLGRITDRPVVRDGAVAVAPVMRLSLTFDHRVIDGGAAADLLGELKRTLEGFDDGEGSAGSDLRGADQDLRAGRPVAAGTR from the coding sequence ATGACCAAGACACCCGGACAGCCCGGCGCCACCGTCCTGGTCGAGCGCCGCCGCCGGCACACCCTGTACTTCCTGGAGTACGCCGAGGCGCTGCGCCCGGTCCACCTGGACACCGAGATCGACATGACCCGGGTGCTGGCCCACCGGGCCGCGGCCCGCGAGCAGGGCGTGCGCTACTCGGTGGTCAGTTACCTGCTGCACAGCGCCGGTCGGGCGCTGGCCCGCCACCCCGAGGCCAACGCCGTCACCCTGCCGAGCTGGCCGAGCCGGTGGCGGGCCCCGCGCACCGCCCGCTTCGACGGCGTCACCGCCAAGCTGGCCCTGGACCGCACGGTGGACGGCGAGCGCACCGTGCTCTCCGCCCTGCTGCCCGGCCTCCAGGACGCCGCGATGGCCGACATCCAGCGGCAGATCGACCGCTACCGCGACGGCGACCTCTCCGACCTGCCGGAGTTCCGCGGCCCGCGGCTGCTCGGCCGGCTGCCCGTCCCGCTCGGCCGGCTGCTGTTCGGCGCCGTGCTGCGCAGCCCGGCCCGCCGGCCGGGGATCTTCGGCACCGTGTCGGTCAGCTCGCTCGGCCACCGGCCGGTGGACGGCTTCTACTCCACCGGGGGCACCGCGGTGACGCTGTGCCTCGGCCGGATCACCGACCGCCCGGTGGTCCGCGACGGCGCGGTCGCCGTGGCGCCGGTGATGCGGCTCAGCCTGACGTTCGACCACCGGGTGATCGACGGCGGGGCCGCCGCCGACCTGCTCGGAGAGCTCAAAAGGACCTTGGAGGGTTTCGATGACGGGGAAGGCAGTGCGGGGTCCGACCTACGGGGAGCTGATCAGGATCTCCGAGCGGGACGGCCGGTGGCAGCAGGTACGCGTTGA
- a CDS encoding type I polyketide synthase: MKPIAIVGLDCRFPGAPDPGAYWDLLTRSADGVRQVPELRWRASDFYDRAGGEGRSNTTQGGFIDDVDAFDNEFFTVSPREAAALDPQQRLLLQTSWRALEDAGISPKQLAGSNTGVFVGIMGNEWAQVHMTDYPNVTAQVGSGNGYCMTANRVSYHLDLKGPSLAVDTACSSSLVAVHLACNALLAEECDYALAGGVNVAVTPGLSIFYTQAGLSAPDGRCKPFSAEADGIGRAEGVGVVVLRRLEDAIADGQQVYAVIRGSAVNQDGRSNGITAPNRWSQQEVLAAAYRRAGVEPAEVSFMEAHGTGTALGDMIEVKALGHLHAGRSGQPLAIGSVKGNLGHAEGAAGIAGLIKVALSLHHRVVPASRFAAKENPKLQLARNGLRLLKAPLRLPAGATVAGLSSFGMGGTNVHTVLESAPGSGARTAAGRGRGAAHGGGVFTLTAPSPEALRRNLLAQAGALPRGRGPAAGLCRTSNQVKTGHRYRFALPARDVRELEEGLRSAVADDELLAGLAEEPVARPRIAFLFTGQGAQFEGMTAGLYRDWPLYRRFLDEADEALAPHLGESVRDLILGGDPRIHRTAFAQPALFAVGYAQARALDALGVRPDVLLGHSVGEFAAAVVAGALGLADAARLITARGALMQELPAGGGMLSARATPQELAELLAAEPLVGVAALNGPRATVLSGDLAALGRIADTLAGRGTAVRRLQVSHAFHSPLMAPMLDRFAEVARQAATGRATVPVLSTVTGGEPATLDADYWVRHVSAPVRFAEAAERLIASGPTHLVEIGPRPVLTSLVRRLRPPAGVRSVHLTPTEESGGPELDAAVAELFRGGVDPVWEALYEGREPAPQRLSPYAFSTAHRYWSRNPVTAPGQAGPARPAVAAVAAVPAADPAPEAGARVVDIDRSVKVTDALAHAVLGAVAGVGGYPPEEISVRSRLYQDLGFDSVMVMELKSRIEAQLPAVGELSVQELLPRLATVGELVGHLRELTGGACGPAGVAEEQRRMTSA; this comes from the coding sequence ATGAAGCCGATCGCCATCGTCGGCCTGGACTGCCGGTTCCCCGGCGCGCCCGACCCGGGCGCGTACTGGGACCTGCTCACCAGGTCGGCCGACGGAGTCCGGCAGGTGCCGGAACTGCGCTGGAGAGCCTCCGACTTCTACGACCGGGCGGGCGGTGAGGGGCGCAGCAACACCACCCAGGGCGGCTTCATCGACGACGTGGACGCCTTCGACAACGAGTTCTTCACCGTCTCGCCGCGCGAGGCCGCCGCCCTGGACCCGCAGCAGCGGCTGCTGCTCCAGACCTCCTGGCGGGCCCTGGAGGACGCCGGGATCTCCCCCAAGCAGCTGGCCGGCAGCAACACCGGCGTGTTCGTCGGCATCATGGGCAACGAGTGGGCCCAGGTGCACATGACGGACTACCCGAACGTCACCGCCCAGGTCGGCTCCGGGAACGGCTACTGCATGACCGCCAACCGGGTGTCGTACCACCTCGACCTCAAGGGCCCCAGCCTGGCGGTCGACACCGCCTGCTCGTCCTCGCTGGTCGCCGTCCACCTGGCCTGCAACGCGCTGCTCGCCGAGGAGTGCGACTACGCGCTGGCGGGCGGCGTCAACGTGGCCGTCACCCCCGGGCTGAGCATCTTCTACACCCAGGCCGGGCTCTCCGCGCCGGACGGCCGTTGCAAGCCGTTCAGCGCGGAGGCCGACGGCATCGGCCGGGCCGAGGGCGTCGGCGTGGTGGTGCTGCGCCGCCTGGAGGACGCGATAGCCGACGGCCAGCAGGTGTACGCGGTGATCCGCGGCAGCGCCGTCAACCAGGACGGCCGCAGCAACGGCATCACCGCGCCCAACCGCTGGTCGCAGCAGGAGGTGCTGGCCGCCGCGTACCGCCGGGCCGGCGTGGAGCCGGCCGAGGTCTCCTTCATGGAGGCGCACGGCACCGGCACCGCGCTGGGCGACATGATCGAGGTGAAGGCGCTCGGGCACCTGCACGCCGGCCGGTCCGGGCAGCCGCTGGCGATCGGCTCGGTCAAGGGCAACCTGGGTCACGCCGAAGGCGCGGCGGGCATCGCCGGCCTGATCAAGGTCGCGCTGTCGCTGCACCACCGGGTGGTGCCGGCCAGCCGGTTCGCCGCCAAGGAGAACCCCAAGCTGCAGCTGGCCAGGAACGGCCTGCGGCTGCTCAAGGCCCCGCTGCGGCTGCCCGCCGGGGCCACCGTGGCCGGGCTGAGCAGCTTCGGCATGGGCGGCACCAACGTGCACACCGTGCTGGAGTCCGCCCCGGGCTCGGGCGCCCGGACGGCCGCCGGGCGCGGCCGGGGCGCGGCGCACGGCGGCGGTGTCTTCACGCTGACCGCACCCTCCCCCGAGGCGCTGCGCCGCAACCTGCTCGCGCAGGCCGGCGCGCTGCCGCGCGGGCGCGGCCCGGCGGCGGGCCTGTGCCGGACCAGCAACCAGGTGAAGACCGGCCACCGGTACCGGTTCGCGCTGCCCGCCCGGGACGTGCGGGAGCTGGAGGAGGGCCTGCGCTCGGCGGTGGCCGACGACGAACTGCTCGCCGGACTGGCCGAGGAGCCGGTGGCCCGTCCGCGGATCGCCTTCCTGTTCACCGGCCAGGGTGCCCAGTTCGAGGGCATGACGGCCGGCCTGTACCGCGACTGGCCGCTGTACCGCCGGTTCCTGGACGAGGCGGACGAGGCCCTGGCGCCGCACCTCGGCGAGTCCGTCCGGGACCTGATCCTCGGCGGGGACCCGCGGATCCACCGCACCGCCTTCGCCCAGCCGGCCCTGTTCGCGGTCGGCTACGCGCAGGCCCGCGCCCTGGACGCGCTCGGGGTCCGGCCGGACGTCCTGCTCGGCCACAGCGTCGGGGAGTTCGCGGCGGCCGTGGTGGCGGGCGCGCTCGGCCTGGCCGACGCGGCCCGGCTGATCACCGCCCGCGGCGCGCTGATGCAGGAACTCCCGGCCGGCGGCGGGATGCTGTCGGCCCGGGCCACCCCGCAGGAGCTGGCGGAGCTGCTGGCGGCCGAGCCGCTGGTCGGCGTGGCGGCCCTGAACGGCCCCCGGGCCACCGTGCTCTCGGGTGACCTGGCGGCGCTCGGCCGGATCGCCGACACACTGGCCGGCCGCGGCACGGCGGTGCGCCGGCTGCAGGTCTCGCACGCCTTCCACTCGCCGCTGATGGCGCCGATGCTGGACCGCTTCGCCGAGGTGGCGCGGCAGGCCGCGACGGGCCGGGCCACCGTGCCGGTGCTGTCCACGGTGACCGGCGGCGAGCCGGCCACGCTGGACGCCGACTACTGGGTACGGCACGTGAGCGCCCCGGTACGGTTCGCCGAGGCCGCCGAACGGCTGATCGCGAGCGGCCCGACGCACCTGGTGGAGATCGGCCCGCGTCCGGTGCTGACCTCCCTGGTGCGACGGCTGCGCCCGCCGGCCGGGGTCCGCTCGGTGCACCTGACGCCGACCGAGGAGAGCGGCGGCCCCGAGCTGGACGCGGCCGTCGCCGAGCTGTTCCGCGGCGGCGTCGACCCGGTCTGGGAGGCCCTGTACGAGGGCCGGGAGCCGGCTCCGCAGCGGCTGTCCCCGTACGCCTTCTCCACCGCGCACCGCTACTGGAGCCGCAATCCGGTGACCGCTCCCGGGCAGGCCGGGCCGGCCCGCCCCGCGGTCGCCGCGGTCGCCGCCGTGCCGGCGGCCGACCCGGCGCCGGAGGCCGGCGCCCGGGTGGTCGACATCGACCGCTCGGTCAAGGTGACGGACGCGCTCGCGCACGCGGTGCTGGGCGCGGTCGCCGGGGTGGGCGGGTACCCGCCCGAGGAGATCTCGGTGCGCTCGCGGCTGTACCAGGACCTGGGCTTCGACTCGGTGATGGTGATGGAGCTGAAGAGCCGGATCGAGGCCCAGCTGCCGGCCGTCGGCGAGCTGTCCGTGCAGGAGCTGCTGCCCCGGCTCGCGACCGTCGGCGAGCTGGTCGGCCACCTGCGGGAACTGACCGGCGGGGCGTGCGGCCCGGCCGGCGTGGCCGAGGAGCAGCGGCGGATGACCTCCGCCTGA
- a CDS encoding DUF4260 family protein gives MPEYSATRTAPRPDPVDRLLDEAFPPAPAPDRLPWDSWTWRHPVGRVLSAGLGLGALALGAALGGLTTWTYWVALLAPDTALFYDLANAGPEMGQLSPKAARLYNLLHHPALPAAVITLGVTTFGQPLVVGGLAWLAHVALDRSFGYGKRLPDGRRC, from the coding sequence ATGCCCGAGTACTCCGCCACGCGTACGGCGCCCCGCCCCGACCCGGTCGACCGACTGCTGGACGAGGCCTTCCCGCCGGCGCCGGCCCCCGACCGGCTGCCCTGGGACTCCTGGACCTGGCGGCACCCGGTCGGCCGGGTGCTCAGCGCCGGCCTCGGGCTGGGCGCCCTCGCCCTGGGCGCCGCCCTGGGCGGGCTCACCACCTGGACCTACTGGGTGGCCCTGCTCGCCCCCGACACGGCGCTCTTCTACGACCTCGCCAACGCCGGCCCGGAGATGGGGCAGTTGAGCCCCAAGGCGGCCCGGCTCTACAACCTGCTGCACCACCCCGCGCTGCCCGCGGCGGTCATCACCCTGGGTGTCACCACCTTCGGGCAGCCGCTGGTCGTCGGCGGGCTGGCCTGGCTCGCGCACGTCGCCCTCGACCGGTCCTTCGGCTACGGCAAGCGACTGCCCGACGGCCGCCGCTGCTGA
- a CDS encoding FAD-dependent oxidoreductase: MAEELSAQVCVVGGGPAGLTLGLELARRGTRVVVVEQSGHFNRSFRGESVSPDSVWLLDQLGLLDQLRGSFLEMRNMEITDGGRTVLTADFSTFPYPHPYPVELPQPALLTVLAEEGARHEGFTLLRRATAVELLRDGDTVTGVRCSGPDGPVDIHAALTVAADGRFSKVREMSGLSYTKIPLDRDVVWLKLPFPAEWDDTTYRVRIKGEHHGLFIPTHPDDVRVGFNIPKGGLKALRAEGIGALHRRLDELAPELSDAVRAEIRGWSDTSMLDIFTTLVPEWSMPGLLLIGDSAHTLSPILGQGVNHAIIDAVTLAPMIAPVLGDGPADHAALMPVLRDFQQRREGSIARSRGLQLRQERMFALSGTMAVAGRRALYRLVDRSPALKQKILAGAYFQLQEPLTAAGRPADRPTPTKAGV; this comes from the coding sequence ATGGCTGAGGAATTGTCCGCTCAGGTGTGCGTGGTCGGCGGTGGCCCGGCCGGCCTGACACTGGGTCTGGAACTCGCCCGCCGCGGTACCCGGGTGGTGGTGGTCGAGCAGAGCGGCCACTTCAACCGCTCGTTCCGCGGCGAGTCGGTCTCGCCGGACTCCGTCTGGCTGCTGGACCAGCTCGGACTGCTCGACCAACTGCGCGGCTCCTTCCTGGAGATGCGCAACATGGAGATCACCGACGGCGGCCGCACCGTGTTGACCGCCGACTTCTCCACCTTCCCCTACCCGCACCCGTACCCGGTGGAGCTGCCGCAGCCGGCGCTGCTCACCGTGCTGGCCGAGGAGGGTGCCCGGCACGAGGGCTTCACCCTGCTGCGCCGCGCCACCGCCGTCGAACTGCTGCGTGACGGCGACACCGTGACCGGGGTGCGCTGCTCGGGCCCGGACGGACCGGTCGACATCCACGCCGCGCTCACCGTCGCGGCCGACGGCCGGTTCAGCAAGGTCCGCGAGATGTCCGGGCTCAGTTACACCAAGATCCCGCTCGACCGGGACGTGGTCTGGCTCAAGCTGCCGTTCCCCGCGGAGTGGGACGACACCACCTACCGGGTCCGGATCAAGGGCGAGCACCACGGCCTGTTCATCCCCACCCACCCCGACGACGTCCGGGTGGGCTTCAACATCCCCAAGGGCGGGCTCAAGGCGCTGCGCGCCGAGGGCATCGGCGCCCTGCACCGCCGGCTGGACGAGCTGGCGCCCGAACTCTCCGACGCCGTCCGGGCCGAGATCCGCGGCTGGTCCGACACCTCGATGCTGGACATCTTCACCACCCTCGTCCCCGAGTGGTCCATGCCGGGCCTGCTGCTGATCGGCGACTCCGCGCACACCCTGTCGCCGATCCTCGGCCAGGGCGTCAACCACGCCATCATCGACGCCGTCACCCTCGCCCCGATGATCGCCCCGGTGCTCGGCGACGGCCCGGCCGACCACGCCGCGCTGATGCCCGTGCTGCGGGACTTCCAGCAGCGCCGGGAGGGCTCGATAGCCCGCTCGCGCGGCCTCCAGCTGCGCCAGGAGCGGATGTTCGCCCTCTCCGGGACGATGGCCGTGGCCGGCCGCCGCGCCCTCTACCGGCTCGTCGACCGCAGCCCCGCGCTCAAGCAGAAGATCCTGGCCGGCGCCTACTTCCAGTTGCAGGAGCCGCTCACCGCGGCCGGCCGCCCCGCCGACCGGCCGACGCCCACCAAGGCCGGGGTCTGA
- a CDS encoding 3-oxoacyl-ACP synthase III family protein, whose translation MASTEAYLTGVGTFLPGPPVDNATLAKMLGVSEEWIEVFIGTRTRHFARDVGTGEIQWSLADLCAQAAEQALEDAGVDRSEIEFIVMGTATPDTLMPATVNHVADQLGLNHLPTYQLQSGCAGAVQALDLGRTLVLAGRHRTGLVIGGDVSSKHLDPSLDFSGKAPSELVNFVLFGDGAGAAVISAEPAGRRLALVRVLNQLTGLGREPGQVIEWFGMADRDSDRQALVEDYKAIEEAVPVMAVEILWELLGDLGWSAEDLDFLLPPQLSGRMTAKITAQLDVPGAEEISCVAETGNNGNALPFLQLERLAQRIEPGQRALAVAVESSKWIKAGFAVEAF comes from the coding sequence ATGGCATCGACCGAGGCGTACCTCACGGGAGTCGGCACCTTCCTGCCCGGCCCGCCCGTGGACAACGCGACGCTGGCCAAGATGCTCGGCGTCAGCGAGGAGTGGATCGAGGTCTTCATCGGCACCCGGACCAGGCACTTCGCCCGGGACGTCGGCACCGGCGAGATCCAGTGGTCGCTGGCCGACCTGTGCGCCCAGGCGGCGGAGCAGGCGCTGGAGGACGCGGGGGTGGACCGGTCCGAGATCGAGTTCATCGTGATGGGCACGGCCACCCCCGACACCCTGATGCCGGCCACCGTCAACCACGTCGCCGACCAGCTCGGCCTCAACCACCTGCCCACCTACCAGCTGCAGTCCGGCTGCGCGGGCGCCGTCCAGGCCCTCGACCTGGGCCGCACCCTCGTCCTGGCCGGCCGCCACCGCACCGGCCTGGTGATCGGCGGGGACGTCAGCAGCAAGCACCTCGACCCCAGCCTGGACTTCAGCGGCAAGGCCCCGAGCGAGCTGGTCAACTTCGTCCTCTTCGGGGACGGCGCGGGCGCCGCCGTGATCAGCGCCGAGCCGGCCGGGCGCCGGCTGGCGCTGGTCCGGGTGCTGAACCAGCTGACGGGCCTCGGCCGGGAGCCGGGCCAGGTGATCGAGTGGTTCGGCATGGCCGACCGGGACAGTGACCGGCAGGCCCTGGTGGAGGACTACAAGGCGATCGAGGAGGCCGTCCCGGTGATGGCTGTGGAGATCCTCTGGGAGCTGCTCGGCGACCTCGGCTGGTCGGCCGAGGACCTGGACTTCCTGCTGCCGCCGCAGCTCTCCGGCCGGATGACCGCCAAGATCACCGCGCAGCTGGACGTCCCCGGGGCCGAGGAGATCTCCTGCGTGGCCGAGACCGGCAACAACGGGAACGCGCTGCCGTTCCTGCAGCTGGAGCGGCTCGCCCAGCGGATCGAACCGGGTCAGCGCGCGCTCGCCGTCGCGGTCGAGTCCAGCAAGTGGATCAAGGCCGGCTTCGCCGTCGAGGCCTTCTGA
- a CDS encoding acyl carrier protein, with amino-acid sequence MTTEIHDLPAESAVHTSESLTVWLVDRIAVYLRRSPGEIDPTVPLAEYGLDSVAALSLCGDVEEDFDLVLEPTVAWDYPTVEALAAHLLEDLAGEVGRR; translated from the coding sequence ATGACCACCGAGATCCACGACCTCCCGGCCGAGTCGGCCGTACACACCTCCGAGAGCCTCACCGTGTGGCTCGTCGACCGGATCGCCGTGTACCTGCGCCGCTCGCCGGGCGAGATCGACCCGACGGTGCCGCTCGCCGAGTACGGCCTGGACTCGGTCGCCGCGCTCAGCCTCTGCGGTGACGTCGAGGAGGACTTCGACCTGGTGCTGGAGCCCACCGTCGCGTGGGACTACCCGACCGTCGAGGCCCTCGCCGCGCACCTGCTGGAGGATCTGGCCGGGGAGGTCGGCCGTCGATGA